A region from the Paludicola sp. MB14-C6 genome encodes:
- a CDS encoding QueT transporter family protein → MSRTRKVVQSALIAALYAALTLAIPVLSFNILQFRIGESLTILPVYTGTAIPGLTLGCILSNLIGFFTQANPIGWLDAIVGSFATLIASILTYYIGKSKKQWIRYGLSPLPPVLINAVIIGLELTFVFSDISNIPVLLTNVGSVLIGQAVICYGLGLPLMLFIDKNKAVKNMLASK, encoded by the coding sequence ATGAGTCGTACTAGAAAAGTCGTACAATCTGCATTAATAGCAGCATTATACGCAGCACTTACTTTAGCAATACCCGTTTTGTCATTTAACATTTTACAGTTTCGAATAGGGGAATCACTTACCATTTTACCTGTTTATACTGGAACTGCTATTCCGGGATTGACGCTAGGCTGTATTCTTTCAAATCTAATTGGTTTTTTTACACAGGCAAATCCAATTGGATGGTTAGATGCTATTGTTGGTTCATTTGCAACCTTAATTGCATCCATTTTAACTTACTACATAGGAAAGTCAAAAAAGCAATGGATTCGATATGGATTATCACCATTGCCACCGGTGTTAATAAATGCGGTGATTATCGGACTAGAATTAACATTTGTATTTAGCGATATTTCGAATATTCCTGTGTTACTAACAAATGTTGGATCTGTTTTGATTGGTCAAGCTGTAATATGTTACGGTTTAGGCTTACCATTAATGCTGTTTATAGATAAGAACAAAGCAGTAAAAAATATGCTTGCTTCTAAATAA
- the purB gene encoding adenylosuccinate lyase — MRDTYESPFSTRYASDEMQYVFSSDKKFKTWRRLWVALARAEMKLGLPITNEQVEELESNIDNINYEVAEAREKLVRHDVMSHVYAYGEECPNAKGIIHLGATSCYVGDNTDIIIMREALEIVRRKLVNIIDLLSKFAEEYKALPALAYTHLQPAQLTTVGKRATLWINELLMDFEEVNYRIENMQLLGSKGTTGTQASFVELFEGDNKKINKLEEYIAKEMGFKSVVPVSGQTYSRKIDSQILATLSGIAQTTSKFSNDLRILQNFKEMEEPFEKNQIGSSAMPYKRNPMRSERITSLSRYVMIDSLNPAFTAGTQWFERTLDDSANKRIAVAEAFLAIDSILNIMLNVCNGLVVYPKVIEQRVLKELPFMATENIMMAAVKKGGDRQELHEKLRLHSIEAAKMVKEFGMDNDLIERICNDSSFNLSKEEIGSILVPKNFVGRSIEQVDEFIEDYIQPIRRKYKNDLGENAELTV; from the coding sequence ATGCGAGATACGTATGAAAGTCCATTTAGCACACGCTATGCAAGTGATGAAATGCAATATGTGTTTTCTTCCGACAAAAAATTCAAAACTTGGAGAAGATTATGGGTTGCATTAGCACGAGCAGAAATGAAATTGGGTTTACCAATTACCAATGAGCAAGTAGAAGAACTAGAAAGCAACATTGATAATATCAATTATGAAGTTGCAGAAGCAAGAGAAAAGCTTGTTCGTCATGATGTTATGTCACATGTTTATGCTTATGGCGAAGAGTGTCCGAATGCAAAGGGTATTATTCATTTAGGTGCAACATCTTGTTATGTTGGCGATAATACGGATATTATCATTATGAGGGAAGCTCTTGAAATAGTGCGAAGAAAATTGGTCAATATTATTGACTTGTTATCTAAATTTGCTGAAGAATATAAAGCCTTGCCTGCACTAGCGTATACTCATTTACAACCGGCACAGTTAACTACTGTTGGTAAACGTGCAACTTTGTGGATAAACGAATTGCTCATGGATTTTGAAGAAGTCAATTATCGTATTGAGAATATGCAGCTTTTAGGTTCCAAAGGTACTACCGGTACTCAAGCGAGCTTTGTTGAACTTTTTGAAGGCGATAACAAGAAAATTAACAAGTTAGAAGAATATATTGCAAAAGAGATGGGATTTAAAAGCGTCGTCCCTGTATCTGGACAAACCTATTCTAGAAAGATTGATTCTCAAATTCTCGCAACATTAAGTGGAATTGCACAAACAACAAGTAAATTTTCTAATGACTTAAGAATTCTGCAAAACTTTAAAGAAATGGAGGAGCCATTTGAAAAAAATCAAATTGGTTCTTCAGCGATGCCATATAAACGTAATCCAATGCGTAGTGAGCGTATTACTTCTCTGTCTCGTTACGTTATGATTGATAGCCTAAATCCGGCGTTTACAGCAGGTACACAATGGTTCGAGAGAACATTGGATGATAGTGCAAACAAACGTATTGCAGTAGCAGAGGCATTTTTGGCTATTGATTCTATTTTGAATATTATGCTAAATGTATGTAACGGGCTAGTCGTTTATCCTAAAGTAATTGAGCAACGTGTTTTGAAAGAGCTTCCATTCATGGCAACTGAAAATATAATGATGGCAGCCGTTAAAAAAGGTGGAGATAGACAAGAGCTTCATGAAAAGCTGCGTCTACATTCTATAGAAGCTGCAAAAATGGTGAAAGAGTTTGGGATGGATAATGACTTAATTGAAAGAATATGCAATGACAGTTCTTTTAATTTATCAAAGGAAGAGATTGGTTCCATTTTAGTACCGAAAAACTTTGTTGGTAGAAGTATTGAGCAAGTAGATGAATTTATTGAAGATTATATTCAACCTATTAGAAGAAAATATAAAAATGATTTAGGTGAAAATGCAGAGCTTACTGTATAA
- a CDS encoding preprotein translocase subunit SecD, giving the protein MKRVGKPIFFIVAIIIIAFTTLSFTGISTKYGDKETIYVKGASNIRWGIDIRGGVDVTFTPPKDKNINPTEAQMNAAAEVMRQRLVSLNITDYVVYVDAKKDRIVVQFPWKEGESAFDPEAAIKELGDTALLTFREGYEIDKEGAMIGATKDNIILEGKDVLEAKALYGPTKEGGSNEHYVSLKLDSNGTKKFADATAKLANKGSISIWMDDKMISNPSVNSAIPNGQAIISGSFDEESAKALANKINAGALPFKLQTETYSTITPTLGTGARDVMLLSGLISFILVCLFMIITYKLPGVVASIALLGQVGGMVAASTGFFDGINSFTMTIPGIAGIILSIGMGVDANIITSERIKEEIRAGKSIDGAISLGYERGFSAIFDGNITVIIIAIILMGAFGAPSNFLAKAFNSIFFFFGPATQGAVYSFGFTLLVGVVLNFVCGVTASRLMLKSISKFKCFRNPKLYGGLKND; this is encoded by the coding sequence ATGAAAAGAGTAGGAAAACCAATATTTTTTATTGTTGCTATAATCATTATCGCATTCACTACATTGTCTTTTACAGGCATTAGCACAAAATATGGCGACAAAGAAACCATTTACGTTAAAGGCGCCAGTAACATACGTTGGGGTATCGATATTCGTGGTGGCGTTGACGTAACATTCACACCCCCAAAAGACAAAAACATTAACCCAACTGAAGCGCAAATGAATGCAGCAGCAGAAGTTATGAGACAAAGACTTGTTTCTTTGAACATTACTGACTATGTTGTTTATGTTGACGCTAAAAAAGACAGAATCGTTGTTCAATTCCCATGGAAAGAGGGAGAATCTGCATTTGACCCAGAAGCTGCAATTAAAGAACTTGGTGACACTGCATTGCTAACTTTCAGAGAAGGCTATGAGATTGATAAAGAAGGCGCAATGATTGGTGCTACAAAAGATAATATTATCTTAGAAGGTAAAGATGTTCTTGAAGCTAAGGCTTTATATGGTCCAACAAAAGAAGGCGGATCTAATGAACATTACGTATCTTTGAAACTTGATTCAAACGGAACTAAGAAATTTGCGGATGCAACTGCTAAATTAGCTAACAAAGGATCAATTTCTATTTGGATGGATGATAAAATGATCTCTAATCCTAGCGTAAATTCAGCTATTCCAAATGGACAAGCTATTATTTCCGGTAGTTTTGATGAAGAAAGTGCAAAAGCATTAGCAAACAAAATTAATGCCGGTGCATTACCATTTAAACTACAAACTGAAACTTACAGCACCATTACTCCAACATTAGGTACAGGTGCTAGAGATGTAATGTTATTATCAGGTTTAATTTCATTTATCTTAGTTTGCTTATTTATGATTATTACATATAAACTACCTGGTGTCGTTGCTTCTATTGCACTACTTGGACAAGTAGGCGGTATGGTGGCTGCATCAACCGGTTTCTTTGATGGTATTAACAGCTTTACGATGACGATTCCTGGTATCGCTGGTATTATTCTTTCAATTGGTATGGGCGTTGATGCTAATATCATTACATCAGAAAGAATTAAAGAAGAAATTCGTGCTGGTAAATCAATTGATGGTGCTATTTCTTTAGGTTACGAAAGAGGTTTCTCAGCTATTTTTGATGGTAATATTACGGTAATTATTATTGCAATTATCTTAATGGGTGCATTCGGAGCTCCATCAAACTTCTTAGCAAAAGCTTTCAATTCTATTTTCTTCTTCTTTGGACCTGCAACTCAAGGTGCAGTATACTCATTCGGTTTCACATTATTAGTAGGTGTTGTTCTAAACTTCGTATGTGGTGTAACAGCTTCAAGACTGATGTTAAAATCAATTTCCAAGTTTAAGTGTTTCCGAAATCCTAAGTTATATGGAGGTCTAAAAAATGACTAA
- the secF gene encoding protein translocase subunit SecF: protein MTKFNFDFYGKRKIFFGISGLLFLVILIVSLTAGVLMDISFKGGSIITYNCNETIDTKELQKVVEDTINKQVRIDEKQGLNGKDSVDIVVADNNGISADKQSELSQKIEATFGNKLELLTNSSVDPTIGKEFFAKGLVAVCFAAVLIIIYIAFRFKKISGLSAGVTGVLALVHDLIMVFGTFVIFRIPLDDNFIAVALTILGYSINDTIVIYDRVRENKKLYGKKLPVEQLVNNSINETLSRTLNTSIATVSTMIVVCIIATLSGVSSIVSFALPMIIGMISGVYSTVFIAGPLWVMWQKHKEKRATVSHK, encoded by the coding sequence ATGACTAAGTTTAATTTTGATTTCTATGGTAAACGAAAAATTTTCTTTGGTATTTCAGGATTGCTTTTTCTTGTGATTTTGATTGTATCTTTAACTGCTGGTGTTTTAATGGATATCTCATTTAAAGGTGGATCCATTATTACATATAATTGCAATGAAACAATTGATACAAAAGAACTTCAAAAAGTAGTAGAAGATACGATTAACAAACAAGTAAGAATTGATGAAAAACAAGGCTTGAATGGTAAAGACAGTGTTGATATTGTTGTTGCCGATAACAATGGTATTAGTGCTGACAAGCAAAGTGAACTTTCTCAGAAAATCGAAGCTACATTTGGAAATAAACTTGAATTATTAACGAATTCAAGCGTTGACCCTACAATTGGTAAAGAGTTCTTTGCAAAAGGTTTAGTTGCAGTTTGTTTTGCAGCTGTACTTATCATCATTTACATTGCATTCCGTTTTAAAAAGATTAGCGGTTTATCTGCCGGTGTGACAGGTGTTTTAGCATTAGTCCATGACCTTATTATGGTTTTCGGTACATTTGTTATTTTCAGAATCCCATTAGATGATAACTTTATTGCAGTAGCTTTAACTATTTTAGGTTATTCTATCAATGATACTATTGTTATTTATGACCGTGTTCGTGAAAACAAAAAGCTTTATGGTAAAAAATTACCTGTTGAGCAATTAGTAAATAACAGTATTAATGAGACACTTTCTCGTACATTAAATACATCAATAGCTACAGTTTCAACTATGATTGTTGTATGTATTATCGCAACACTTTCAGGTGTAAGCTCAATCGTTTCTTTTGCTCTTCCTATGATAATCGGTATGATTTCTGGTGTATATTCAACTGTATTTATTGCCGGTCCTCTATGGGTAATGTGGCAAAAGCATAAAGAAAA